The Sulfuricurvum sp. DNA segment TGCGGATGAAAAATTGAAATTGAAAAACTCTGTTGTTGCAGAAATTTTTGCAGGAACCATTACTATGTGGAATGATCCTAAAATTGCTGCGGACAACGCAGGGGTAAATCTTCCGGCAGAAAAAATTGTTGTTGCTCACCGTTCAGACGGATCGGGTACAACCTATGTATTTACCGATTATTTGAGTGAAGCATCTAAAATGTGGAAAAGCAAATTCGGAACCGGTAAAGCAATCGGTTGGGCAACCGGTGTCGGCGGAAAAGGGAATGAGGGTGTAACCAATATCATCAAACAAACTCCATACTCTATCGGATACATCGAAAACGCCTACAAAGAGAAAAATCACCTCTCAGCAGCAACATTGCAAACAGCCGAGGGCAAATGGGTTCCGGCAACATTGCCAAACTTCCAAACAGCCGTTAAACAAGCAAAATGGTCTAAGAAAGATCACTTTTACAGCTCACTTGTAATGCAAGACGGTTCATACCCGATTGTAGCAGCAACCTTTATTTTGATGCCACGTGAAAAAGCGGATGTAAATGCAGAAGTTATTAAATTCTTTGACCACTCATTCCGTAATGGTGACAGAGCAGCTGAAAAACTTGGATACATTGCACTTCCGGTTGAAACAACAAACATGGTACGTGAGTACTGGGCAGGGAAATAAATCTTCCATTGTTGATTTCTGTCATTCCCGCGAAGGCGGGAATCTAGCTGGATCCCCGCCTTCGCGGGGATGACAAAAGCTCCAAGTCACCTCTAAGCCCATTTTGATGGTTTTAAAGGTGTCTCTAACCAGACCCACGTTTCATTTCTCTCTCCTTCTTTCTTCCTTTTTAGATAAAGCTTGCTAGCCCTCTCTTGCGTATGCGCTTGGGCTACATTTCTCCCTTTTACAACATCAAAAAATTTATAATTACCATTGGTTTTCTTTATTGTAATCGTTTCGTAATGTAACATCAGCGTAATTTTCTTTTTCTACAATATCAATATTAATTTACAGGAGTAACACGAATGAAAAAAGTAGTATTATCAGCCCTTGCTGCGGCGACAATATCCGGTGTGGCATACGCTGACACGTTGACACTTTATACAGATGCTAAAACAGGTCAAGTGTTTACAACATCAGGTGAAGGGCGTGTTGAGATGGGTGATTTCGTGGACGCGAAAACCGTTGATATGGGTAATCGTGAACAATCATCAGCCCTTAGCGAATACCAAGACGCGATGAAAAAATATACGGGCGTTACCTCTAAGGCGAAAAAAATCGAATTTAGCGGTACGCATTATCTTGGATTTACTAGTGCAAACCCTAGTACCAAAGTAACGGATGCAGCTGCTGGTGTAACGTCAAAATATCCAGCACGATCATCTGGTTTTGAAATGCGCCGTAACTATCTTCAAGTTAAAGCGTATTTCAATGATAAAGATTATGCACGTGTTACTTTGGATACGACAAAAGAGTTAGCATCATTTGTTGGTACAACTGAAGATTCAGGTACAGATAACTTGAAAACTTCACAAAATGGTGGATTTGCAGATATGTATGTCAAATATGCTTATCTCTATTTAGATAATGTTCTCCCATATACAGGGGTTGAAGCAGGTATCGTTCACCGTCCGTGGATCGATTACGAGGAGCACAATGCATGGAATTACCGCTCTATTCAAAAAGTTATCCTTGAAGAAAAAAATACACCAACAGAAACGGGTGTAGACTTGGTTAACTCAGCAGATTTCGGGGTAAATTTCCAAACGAAAACAAGTATCTTCAGTTCTGAAATCGGTATCTTCAACGGTGAAGGTTATCATGGAGATAAAATTGCTGGAAATCAACAAAATGATTCACACCTTTCTGCTGAATGGCGTTTGACAGGTCACATTCTTGGTGATGGTACAAAAGTAGGTAAAAACGACCGCACAAAAGATACTTTTGCAAATATTTCTACTTACGGTTTGATATCTCATAACCATAAAGATAACAATGCTGCGCTTGCGGATATAAAAGAATACAATCGTGCATTTTATGGTGTTCATGCTGTATATAACCAACCAGCATTCTTGTTAGCAGCACAATATTTTAAAGCAAAAGATGAGTCACGTACACCAGATCTTGTAACAGTGGCTGATGGTTCAGCAGGTTTTGATAAGAAAGATTATACCGGGTTCTCAATCAATGCTGAAGTTCGCCCTATGACAGATTGGACAATCATTGGACGTTATGACAAGTATAAAGTTGAAGCCGATGTGAATGGTGCCCTCTATTCAAATATTGAAGGCGATAAGCTTACAGCCGGTGTGGTTTATAATATGAATAAAAATGTGAGTTTTATTGCTTCAGCTAAATTTGCTGATGAAAAAGATACAAAAGTGGCAGCAAAAGCAAACGATGATGGCGAATCTAAAGATGTTTACATGCTTACTACAGAAATTAAATGGTAATCTGACCTTTAATATTTCTTTTCTTCTCCCGTCATCCCCGCTTAGGCTGGGATGACAAAAACAACCATAGAATGATAAACCCTTCTCTTTTCTGCTACAATCTCCTTTTAAAATAATAAAATAAGTGATTTTATGGATAAAGTGACCCTCGTATTGACATTGATAGGTTTGCTTTTTTCCTCTATGGTGTTGGTGTTTCTTTACATTGTGTTGGGACGTCCAAAGAAAGGTATTGAGAGTGAGTCAAATGAGCCTCTGAGCTTCAAACAGCTCGAAGCGATTATCCATTCTTCTACCTCCTCAAACAAAGCTTTAAACAGTGCCGCCAATGAAATTTTGAGCCGTTTTATCTCTATCACCGATATTTCTCATTATCAAAAACTGATTGAGGCGATATCGACACATGCTAACACTGATTCCAATCTGATATCTAATTTTGAAAAACGTCTTCGTGATGCCAATCCGAAATACAAAGAAGATATTCGTAAAGCCCTCAAAGAGGGATTAGGGAAGAGGGATAAGAAATAGATTATTCATGATTTACAGAATCTTTATAGTTCTGAAAAATCTGACTATCAAGGTTTTTTTCAAGCATAAAATTTACTTTATTAATTGCTTCGTCAATTATTTGAATATTTGTTGTTTGAAGTAATCCATTTGGATTAATCTTTCGATGATAATGTAAAATTTTTGGGTTAGCTAGAAGTTTCGTTGATAAAGGCTCTGTTTGCTTTAGATGCGTTGGGCAGTTGTAGTCAAGCGATAGTAATGCATAATCTTGTTGCGTATTGGTTAACGCAAGTGCAAACGAAATTTGATCAATATGAATTATTTTATTACCCAAAAGCTCTGTAAAAAAACTATCTTCGAGCATTTTCTGAGCATACTCTTTCCATGTTAGCCCAAATTGTTTTATTGCATTTGAGGGGATACCGTATAGCCCACCATTGAAATTACCCTCGTACGTTGGTTCTTTATTGAGTGTATCGGTTGTGATAGGAGGTTTTTTAAGAGAAAAGTAATCAAATATTATATCTAAATACTCAATCTTAGGATTATTCATATCGACAATTTTGCCGACAATTTTACCCGAAATGTTTAATGTGTCGATATAAGCAGCCAAATCTTCTAAGATTGCCATGTCTGCATCACAAAAAAATACATACTCTGCATCGTAAAATTCTTCAGTTTCTAATTGCTGTAATTTATTGCAATATTTATTATCTCCCCATGGTTGTATGTATCGGATATTAACTCTATATTTTAGTAAAAAAGATTCATAAAGATCATTTTTATGAGTTAAATGTGCAAAAATACGTTCACCATTGACTTTTGCAATATTAATTAGCGAAGTAATAAAAATGTATCCTTGCCAATAAAAAAGGGGAGTATTATCGATAACGCAACTGTAGAATATTTTTTGATTAGTATTCATATATTTTTTACTATAATAAATGAGGTGTATTTTTTAATTTTTCATAGAGTTTATCATATAAGTAATAGGGCGAGAATATGATATTTAAATCATTTGTTTTGATAAACTGGCTCATATCGGTGAGATCTAGCATGTAGCCGTCGCTTCTATCTATAATATCATATGTTGCTTTTTTATTTAGCAAATTTTCAAAAATTTTGACAATATCTAAAACCTTATACCTATAATCATTGGCAAGATCTATTGTAATAGATGAATGTGAATATTTTAGATAGGCTTCGACTAAATTTTTTACATCTTCTATCTCAATAACATAGCGATACGCTTCGTTGTACAAGTGAAACTCTTGATCGTTTATGATTGACTCATACAAAAAATTGATAAGTGTTTTGTGATGTTTGAGATGTCCAAAAAGTTGCGGAATTCTAAAAATATAATAGCTTTTGGAATAATTTTTGATTAGTTGCTCCATCTCAGCCTTATGCTGATAATAGCGATTTTTTGGATATTCTTTGCTGGAGAGTGCACAACTGCTGAAATAGATGAATTTTTTATCATTATGAGATTGCAGTGTTGAAAGCAACAGTTGTCGCTCACGATCAAATTGAGATTCATCCGTACAATTTGAGTTTGGGACTCCACTTGCAAAAAAAACAATATCATCATGTGGTGTATTGATAAATGCTTGCGCAAGCTGTCCATTGCCTATAATCATATCCATCAAACCTATTAAATTTTATTGTTATACTAATTTGATATTATACACGCTATGTATCATCGGAGTGTCATTAAAAATAAATAAATAAAGTTTTATTATCAAAAAAATCATCCAT contains these protein-coding regions:
- the pstS gene encoding phosphate ABC transporter substrate-binding protein PstS; amino-acid sequence: MFKKVTQGLVIAAIAATSMIAAEKINGAGATFPAPCYYDWAYNYQKATHTRVNYQSIGSGGGIKQVSERIVDFGATDAPMTPKELDAAKLNQFPAVIGSIVVAHNIPGIADEKLKLKNSVVAEIFAGTITMWNDPKIAADNAGVNLPAEKIVVAHRSDGSGTTYVFTDYLSEASKMWKSKFGTGKAIGWATGVGGKGNEGVTNIIKQTPYSIGYIENAYKEKNHLSAATLQTAEGKWVPATLPNFQTAVKQAKWSKKDHFYSSLVMQDGSYPIVAATFILMPREKADVNAEVIKFFDHSFRNGDRAAEKLGYIALPVETTNMVREYWAGK
- a CDS encoding sugar nucleotide-binding protein — encoded protein: MDMIIGNGQLAQAFINTPHDDIVFFASGVPNSNCTDESQFDRERQLLLSTLQSHNDKKFIYFSSCALSSKEYPKNRYYQHKAEMEQLIKNYSKSYYIFRIPQLFGHLKHHKTLINFLYESIINDQEFHLYNEAYRYVIEIEDVKNLVEAYLKYSHSSITIDLANDYRYKVLDIVKIFENLLNKKATYDIIDRSDGYMLDLTDMSQFIKTNDLNIIFSPYYLYDKLYEKLKNTPHLL